A DNA window from Pseudomonas wuhanensis contains the following coding sequences:
- a CDS encoding phospholipase translates to MSGLHAQSKENTRQVIADLDDLFTGHGIAFSGNGDTLKLTAGSHHGPKHQHQGLPPTPPKNALKGAPQLRFEGAEHTAIGDSTLLRFVKDAPAIPASQVELHLPNGLALTYGQVIALGGDFYGIPDQPICEGATAADRIQRFTNAFNSLAVLPASNAEAKLILGVMQKEIAAINQAIRDGKQPHEAYDALGDTLSEEWNKITGGGSFVSALFPLGRYLKLAANNADHFAEWALLAYIAGHTAALQHAVLAHNSGDEKQLEQAYAMNAFADHYLTDLYSAGHLRVPRKQLAAVVTPSDLGSLITRFMHDEDSKFGLNVSNGNGDRWHAYGDKRYFDAIDSANRAQVNQAVQVSADEVFAAYLGGTAPSAGSFAALKRLPDLQAVLNPAGNFSPLFKVEGNKVLRRKDVNNLNDTATVDDWWGWSTYLLLKDYQPTGALNSAANA, encoded by the coding sequence ATGTCAGGTCTACACGCACAATCGAAGGAAAATACCCGACAGGTCATTGCCGATCTGGATGATCTTTTTACCGGGCACGGCATCGCCTTTTCTGGCAATGGCGACACGCTTAAGCTCACCGCCGGCAGCCATCACGGCCCCAAACATCAGCATCAAGGCCTGCCGCCGACGCCACCAAAAAATGCGCTGAAAGGCGCGCCCCAGTTGAGGTTTGAGGGTGCAGAACATACCGCTATCGGCGACAGCACCCTGCTGCGTTTCGTCAAGGATGCACCTGCCATACCGGCCTCACAGGTGGAGTTGCACCTGCCCAATGGCCTGGCATTGACCTATGGGCAAGTGATTGCACTGGGGGGTGATTTTTATGGAATTCCCGATCAACCGATCTGCGAAGGCGCAACAGCGGCGGACCGAATCCAGCGTTTTACCAACGCCTTCAACTCCCTGGCGGTACTGCCGGCCTCAAACGCCGAGGCGAAGTTGATCCTCGGCGTCATGCAGAAGGAAATCGCCGCCATCAATCAAGCGATCAGGGACGGTAAACAGCCGCATGAGGCTTATGACGCCTTGGGTGATACGTTGTCGGAAGAGTGGAACAAAATCACCGGCGGCGGCAGCTTCGTCTCGGCACTGTTCCCTTTGGGGCGTTATCTGAAACTGGCCGCCAACAATGCCGACCACTTTGCCGAATGGGCGTTGCTGGCTTACATCGCCGGGCACACGGCAGCGCTGCAACATGCGGTGCTGGCCCACAACAGCGGCGATGAAAAGCAGTTGGAGCAGGCCTATGCGATGAACGCTTTTGCCGATCACTACCTGACCGACCTGTATTCCGCCGGTCACCTGCGAGTACCGCGCAAACAGTTGGCGGCGGTGGTCACGCCCAGTGATCTCGGTTCGTTGATTACCCGTTTCATGCACGATGAAGACAGCAAGTTCGGCCTCAACGTGAGCAATGGCAACGGCGATCGCTGGCACGCCTACGGCGACAAGCGCTACTTCGACGCCATCGACAGCGCCAATCGCGCTCAGGTGAATCAAGCGGTTCAGGTGTCGGCGGATGAAGTGTTCGCGGCGTACCTCGGTGGCACCGCTCCATCGGCCGGCAGCTTCGCTGCTTTGAAAAGACTGCCCGACCTGCAAGCAGTACTGAACCCGGCAGGCAATTTCTCGCCACTGTTCAAGGTCGAGGGCAACAAGGTGTTGCGGCGCAAGGACGTCAACAACTTGAACGATACCGCCACCGTTGATGATTGGTGGGGTTGGAGCACTTACCTGCTGCTCAAGGACTACCAACCAACCGGCGCGCTGAATTCAGCGGCCAATGCCTGA